ACACAAATGTGCTTCATTCTTACACTTGGAGCCACCGAGTGCTTCCTTCTGGCCGTGATGGCCTATGATCGCTACGCGGCCATCTGTAGCCCTCTGCACTATCCTCTAGTTATGAACCACAAGGTGTGTATCCAGCTAGTGGCTGGCTCCTGGATCAGTGGAATCCCAATCCAAATAGGCCAGACATGCCAGATTTTCTCTCTGCCCTTCTGTGGTTCTAACCTCATCAACCACTTCTTCTGTGACATCCTTCCCATGCTCAAGCTGGCCTGTGGGGACACTTTTCTGCATGAAATCTTGGTCTTCACAGTTGCTGTGCTGTTTGTTTTGATTCCATTTCTGTTGATACTTGTCTCCTACAGCAAAATCATCTCCACAATCCTTAAATTGCCATCAGCCACAAGTCGGGGCAAAGCCTTTTCCACCTGCTCATCTCATCTTATGGTTGTGGCATTGTTCTTCGGATCAGCCATTGTCACATATTTAAGACCCAAGATGCAAGGCTCAGCAGGAACTGACAAAGTACTTTCCCTCTTCTACACGATTGTGACGCCTGTGTTTAACCCCATGATATACAGTCTAAGGAACAAGGATGTCATGATGGCCCTGAGAAAATGGCCAGGTAAACACCTtcgatcattgaaaaagtgactTGTATTTCAGAACTTGATTTCTTATATATGTGTTACAAattttcaacagatatttatcttAAACTCAATTTATCTGTCTATAAAGTGGTAGttattaccaaaataaaaattatttgtaacaCTGAGAAACCTTTCTGTCTCCAGTTATACAGTTGTGTATGGGTCAACAAATAGCAAATCATTTGCTTGGGAATTCTATAACCTTATTGTGAAATGTTCTTTTGTAGTAAGAGCTTTAGACAAGAACTGCTATAAGAGGCCCAGTTGTAATACAGACTCAGTTATATCACTTATTGGAAAGCATATTATTCAGTTCCATAGAGTTGtcatggaatttttaaaactaagtcAGTAATGgacattaattaaaatgttatgtaTAGTTTGGCCTAGCAATTATTCTACAGAGAAATAATTTCTTAGACTGAAAAGTACCTCTCATTGGGAATGTAGTTTAATAAACTATGCTGTACAATGATATTAGTAATTATTAGGCATCATTTATGTGTATATCAGATTAAATCCATAATATGATTTGTTGAGTTGATAAAACAAAAGATATTATTGAAGTCTTTACATACAATAAGATGAGCCTGGAAAAAGTGATAGGAATATTTACAAGtcatataatatatttttctagagATGATAGTAGTGATAAGAAAGTTAGGGTAAAAGGGAAAGGATTTAAACTTTTGTAAATGTAAGTATCTGCTATAAAAGCACAAgtattgtacaccttaaactttatatacatacacatattaaaaatggtcaatacaaaaataaTCATCATTGTTAATTATGGAAATCACAGAGTAAATGATTCTATGTTTCCCTTTGTTTTATTGAAATTGTGCAATTTATTACAATAAACTTATGCTATTCAGGTAATCAAAATAACAAGCAATACATTTGTATTCATTCTGGACAAGGAAAATCGCAATTGTTAGTCGTGTGTACTAGTCTGTagttacatatttttcaaaattccatgtatatattataatcCTTCATATAGACAGGAAATAGATCATTGCGGAATACAACCTGTCGCCATTAATCAAAGTTAAAAAGTATGATGAAGCTTGAACCGTTGCTCTTAAAGTTTGTTCCCATAAAAATATATGCCAGTTCTGTTCACATTTATGTGGCGCTGGCTACTTCCACATGGATAGGGAGGTTCAGTAACACTTTCTCCCTGGGAGAAAACAACCAGATGAAATGTGACCAATTCTGATAAtaaagtgaagaaggaaaaactgaCTCTTATTGAGAaccaagtaaaaaataaatcaccACGATTCGCAGATAATACGGCTATCATAACCTACTGAAACCTAATGGAAATGATTGAATACAGGGGaggttaaaagaaagagaaatttaataaCAGCAACACCAGAATTCCAGGAACATTTCTAGGCAGAAGTTGGATAAATCCTGAAACTATTATATGTTGAAAAGATTGAGACAGAAATTAAGAaatcctctcttttttctctccttcctgcctaattaaaaaaaaaaaaaaaaaccccttttgtagagaaaagagataactaatgggggggcaacatttaaaaatactaatatatCGATCAGATGTGATtggatctctctctttttatagaGAATGGCAAATAAGAGTGATATCTTGGAGCATTATGACTTTTTTGGGTAGATACTGAAGTTTCACAAGCTAAAAATGTCAGTGGACAgcttcagaaattattttcactttggctTGGCAACTAACAAACCATATCTAAACTAGTTACCCCATTCAGAGGTAATAGCTTGCCAAAAAATCTGTATCActtgtttttaaaacacaatGAACGTGTGCAAATACTACCAATGctttgtaaattataaatatctttattagCAACATACTCTTTTGTTACTACTTTGCATTGTACTATTCCTGGAACATGTCACCTATAATCCTGAGAAACTAAGCAAACacagttttattatttagaaaCACGAAAACAGATA
This sequence is a window from Odocoileus virginianus isolate 20LAN1187 ecotype Illinois chromosome 10, Ovbor_1.2, whole genome shotgun sequence. Protein-coding genes within it:
- the LOC110122689 gene encoding olfactory receptor 10AG1-like, which gives rise to MEHQEKAPEGNLTKLMEFVLLDFADVPHLQKFLFGLFLLIYIIILMGNGIVFLITKLDPGLQTPMYFFLGNFSLLEICYVSVTLPRMLTGLGTQRRTISLAACATQMCFILTLGATECFLLAVMAYDRYAAICSPLHYPLVMNHKVCIQLVAGSWISGIPIQIGQTCQIFSLPFCGSNLINHFFCDILPMLKLACGDTFLHEILVFTVAVLFVLIPFLLILVSYSKIISTILKLPSATSRGKAFSTCSSHLMVVALFFGSAIVTYLRPKMQGSAGTDKVLSLFYTIVTPVFNPMIYSLRNKDVMMALRKWPGKHLRSLKK